A DNA window from Novipirellula aureliae contains the following coding sequences:
- a CDS encoding four helix bundle protein, with amino-acid sequence MSSQTFDHERLDVYRLSIDYVARSFETSQSLSGLYRHARDQWLRAAQSIPLNIAEGNGKRSLKDRARFLDIARGSALECAAIQDVLLRTNGIKVQDDVAMKGMLYRIVAMLTRMAMKFDGVAESGVEYHADIDYDYEHRFAEHEHEHEHDDADEPEPTRCT; translated from the coding sequence ATGTCCTCGCAAACATTTGACCACGAACGACTCGACGTTTACCGACTCTCGATCGACTACGTTGCTCGGTCTTTCGAGACATCACAATCGCTGAGCGGTTTGTATCGTCACGCTCGCGACCAATGGCTGCGTGCCGCCCAATCGATTCCGCTAAACATCGCTGAGGGCAACGGCAAACGAAGCCTGAAGGATCGTGCCCGGTTTCTCGACATCGCACGCGGGTCCGCCTTGGAGTGTGCCGCCATCCAAGACGTGCTGCTGAGGACCAACGGAATCAAAGTTCAAGACGATGTCGCGATGAAAGGGATGCTCTATCGGATCGTCGCGATGCTGACCCGAATGGCGATGAAATTCGATGGTGTCGCGGAGTCCGGCGTGGAGTACCATGCTGACATCGATTACGATTACGAGCACCGCTTCGCTGAGCACGAGCACGAGCACGAGCACGACGACGCAGACGAGCCAGAACCAACCCGATGCACGTGA